From Vigna unguiculata cultivar IT97K-499-35 unplaced genomic scaffold, ASM411807v1 contig_520, whole genome shotgun sequence, a single genomic window includes:
- the LOC114172268 gene encoding F-box/kelch-repeat protein At3g23880-like, with product MRNKFVAQNLGKHLPDHLEFNVLFKLSLKSLKRFGCIRKSWALLLENPNFTNLLRFNLIWNQNSCFDDTSLLLCLGPVNNQIIPKSSLYSLCGNKFQNLEILNWPNPHIEGHAYGCYILGSSSINGIICLYLESTGIVYLWNPSTNECKVTPPSPTEDIPYYVDIMIKYEGFGYDWARDDYKVIRNVCYFEDGHLDGINYGEWDFRDLWEIYSLRSNSWRKLNIELLNCQGINDTFYLKGMCHWLCNNDKEGYLVSFDISNEVCYTTLTPLDIPIEIYNDFNLYLVRRKLFLLNGFIALMSNYNDTTIFYISILVEVGKKETWTKIFTIGPLPSLSFPIGTSNMGNILFQTNDGDLAWFDLRTNLIEKLGVNVHERNCQIILYKKSLSDRRINT from the coding sequence ATGCGCAATAAATTTGTGGCTCAAAATCTTGGAAAACATTTACCAGATCATCTTGAATTCAACGTTCTTTTCAAATTGTCATTGAAATCTCTTAAAAGATTTGGGTGCATACGCAAATCATGGGCTCTCTTGTTGGAAAATCCAAATTTCACGAACCTTTTGCGCTTTAATTTGATATGGAACCAAAATTCATGCTTTGATGATACCTCTCTCCTACTATGCCTCGGTCCAGTTAACAACCAAATTATTCCTAAGTCTTCCTTATATTCACTTTGTGGTAATAAGTTTCAGAATTTGGAAATATTAAATTGGCCAAATCCACATATAGAAGGTCACGCTTATGGATGTTATATTTTGGGTTCTTCTAGTATTAATGGAATTATTTGCCTCTACCTAGAAAGTACAGGAATTGTGTATTTATGGAATCCTTCTACCAATGAATGTAAGGTCACACCGCCTAGCCCAACTGAGGATATACCGTATTATGTCGAcattatgattaaatatgaaGGATTTGGGTATGATTGGGCTAGAGATGATTATAAGGTGATTAGAAACGTATGTTATTTTGAAGATGGACACTTGGACGGAATTAATTATGGGGAATGGGATTTTAGAGATTTATGGGAGATTTATAGCCTAAGAAGTAATTCTTGGAGGAAACTTAATATTGAATTGCTTAACTGCCAGGGTATTAATGATACATTCTACTTAAAGGGAATGTGCCATTGGTTGTGTAACAATGACAAGGAAGGATATTTGGTATCATTTGACATAAGCAATGAGGTATGTTATACCACCCTCACACCCTTAGATATACCCATAGAAATAtacaatgattttaatttgtatttggtGAGGAGAAAATTATTTCTCTTAAATGGGTTCATTGctttaatgtcaaattataACGATACAACTATATTTTACATATCAATTCTGGTTGAAGTTGGTAAGAAAGAAACATGGACTAAAATCTTTACTATTGGACCTTTACCTTCACTTTCGTTTCCAATTGGAACAAGTAATATGGGCAATATACTCTTCCAAACAAATGATGGTGACCTAGCTTGGTTtgacttaagaaccaacctgaTTGAGAAGCTTGGTGTCAATGTACATGAACGTAATTGCCAAATAATACTTTATAAGAAAAGTCTTTCCGATCGAAGGATAAATACATAA